From Xiphophorus hellerii strain 12219 chromosome 6, Xiphophorus_hellerii-4.1, whole genome shotgun sequence, the proteins below share one genomic window:
- the greb1l gene encoding GREB1-like protein isoform X1, whose product MLHIAHLGAPFFFVLSQIMGNSYAGQLKSARFEEALHNSIEASLRSSSGDPQPIFTQLYLEPEAYPADVKSKADMPLQGEEGQDPLNSHSSNDMEELEDDDDSDSSSPPLPYLQTPAPDGCCTLDGIISTGFCQAGKDLRLVTIAAEPIEVPAGFELVGAKSPSIPEHILVCAVDRRFLPDENGKNALLGFSGNCVGCGEKGFRYFTEFSNHINLKLSTQPKKQKHLKYYLVKNSQGALCKGPLICWKACPLLAFLDSKTRQFSSSVLTSKPSSSSSLSSKENGGTSGHSSSPFSLSDSPPTRMAQASSVFFGSQDLGRDCSFLKPLASTPGNKTLPIVPTALRVNGPTNGLGVDVHTSLLSPSQVSLVPQAQGYRTPDLGDSPVSSAMNSGPPKKRHRSWHPSTLVPVPPTAVPVPAIRPIVGSPGSVLAVSSPQPLAAGVIQPQPVNAGETVIVPENLLNSSGVRPVILIGHGTLPYFYGNVGNIVVSPLLVSCYKSSQLTEKNLETLGLHSSQMLSVEMMILLTLQYLARLASNQIPLREELEQIVLKAMLCCPGNPAISPSQLPWLARLEASVSGGSVQVVVTHNSLGEGISESLRSLSEGPQHQQRLPTYVVIICASKMNGNEFCVLVLGKYQARALAEGMLTTNEFLKEISYELITGKVGVLASHFKTTSLGDNLDKQLVRYQRRRKGQVIQPYQGDVTENIHSQEPASMSPPPDTVELLNRVFQIYPAQLTVARSLLSQVCSIADSGTQNLDLGRFCKVDFLVLVPPSHILVHQTAQRIRQSGVLVDLGNEDTSTAHQKSEKYVVRLDADVHTKMEAFMKKVKQNPYTLFVLIHDNSHVDLTSALSGSVCHGELQGLADRVVNCQEVLDAMNLLVLQVSCFPYTLQTHQSRISLHNEIHWPSSDHLQREQPPHELVYFGLRDYSCSLQWGVASPILRCDDAFEKMVHTLLERHPHLHSMVIRSYLLIQQYTEAMMALTSSPSLRDHITPETLAMVEDLINAPSREGSQGRGHMLLVRVPSLQLAMLARERLEDVRDKLGLQLCFAVLLGSPASELNLSRNFINFLRTWRGFQNEEWVPHTYEDLEGLPCIIILTGKDPLGETFPRSLKYTDLRLIDSSYLTRTALEQEVGLACTYVSLDVVQESKTSTAPRESDGEKTTGSLNDGDELERPQSNGSAATRTSGSLAENGVSSSDLADSFQKPSTSTSQPEGLVTSDVATLTEGFKQECDSLGSQLSSNPLKAPNAPPSNYSSSSSSSPSTSSSSTQRPSQSTQCGRASKCSRVSPRTVILSRAAYNLLSGESGSQLSSFSLLPHADVSWSSPLRPLITHNLQRADQSLYYRQWTVARQHHADYEAPPVPHPRRLLLSGPPQVGKTGAYLQFLRILFRMLIRLLEVDVYDDEEDEEAETTDATTPANTQWPDIEDIRKLPFDPNPRDPKFRKASPVYSDKMPKLFKAEFKKEGENQTQGKRVTKSIRLSRFAAHNAFHHCEQCHQYCEAVPTTQLSECSLHAFTFCSSMLGEEVQLQFFIPKAKEQHFVFSHQGSHLESLRLPLVSTKDPDLLKSPIFTPTTGRQEHGLLNLFHTMEGVTHLHILVVKQFEMPHYRKYWPNHILLVLPAMFNSAGVGAARFMIKELSYHNLELERNRLEEQGVKRQDVWPFIVMMDDSCVLWSTFQPTDGSETSDGSSGITNVSLKTVLQHMENTPKISLYAICGVRKWSSSLAHKTPQHSFGRCHLHDLVLLNVDLTQNVQYDLNRYDCEEVDFNLRVNSSGLLICRFNNIFLMKKHIPVGGKKDFVVKPKLVEIENKAPISPSQYVCAPDSEQTLLDAPAQFLLENFLQSCSHRLFPKAVQNRNNPVLSIDSYLNLSPEISVCYINSRPHSTNLNHQGLVFSGLLLYLCDSFVVSGLLKNFRFLKGATLCVICQDRSSLRQTIVRLELEDEWQFRLRDEFQTANCSEDRPLYFLTGRHV is encoded by the exons CAGATGTAAAGTCAAAAGCTGACATGCCACTCCAGGGTGAGGAGGGTCAAGATCCTCTGAACAGTCACTCTTCCAATGAtatggaggagctggaggatgATGACGACTCCGACAGCAGCAGCCCTCCACTTCCCTACCTGCAAACTCCTGCGCCTGATGGTTGCTGCACACTCGATGGTATCATCTCAACAG GATTTTGTCAGGCTGGAAAGGACCTCCGTCTTGTCACCATAGCAGCAGAGCCCATTGAAGTCCCAGCAGGCTTCGAGCTAGTCGGTGCCAAGTCTCCCAGCATCCCCGAGCACATTCTGGTGTGTGCCGTGGACCGCCGCTTTTTGCCCGACGAGAATGGGAAAAATGCACTTTTAG GTTTTTCAGGAAACTGTGTTGGCTGTGGTGAAAAGggtttcagatatttcacagaGTTTTCTAATCACATCAACCTGAAGTTATCCACCCAACCCAAGAAGCAGAAGCACTTAAAATACTACCTGGTGAAGAATTCACAGGGTGCTCTGTGCAAAGGACCCCTTATCTGCTGGAAAG CTTGTCCTCTGCTTGCTTTCCTAGACAGTAAAACCCGCCAGTTTTCCAGCAGCGTTTTGACCTCCAAACCGAGTTCATCCTCGTCTCTGAGCAGCAAAGAAAACGGTGGCACCAGTGGACACAGCTCGTCCCCCTTCTCCCTCTCAG ATTCCCCGCCCACTCGGATGGCACAAGCTTCCTCTGTCTTTTTTGGCAGTCAGGATCTTGGAAGGGACTGTAGTTTCCTCAAACCTCTGGCCTCCACTCCCGGAAACAAAACATTGCCTATAG TACCCACGGCTCTTAGGGTGAACGGTCCAACGAACGGCCTGGGTGTTGATGTCCACACTTCGTTGCTGAGCCCCTCGCAGGTCTCCTTGGTTCCGCAGGCTCAGGGGTATCGCACTCCTGATTTAGGAGACAGTCCTG TATCCTCTGCAATGAACTCCGGTCCCCCGAAGAAGCGCCATCGCAGCTGGCATCCCAGCACCTTGGTCCCAGTCCCACCAACGGCTGTCCCTGTGCCGGCAATTCGTCCAATAGTTGGCTCTCCAG GTTCTGTATTAGCCGTGTCCTCTCCTCAGCCGCTGGCAGCTGGTGTCATTCAGCCCCAGCCTGTCAACGCAGGAGAAACGGTCATCGTTCCTGAAAACCTGCTCAACTCTTCAGGCGTTCGTCCCGTCATCCTCATTG GGCATGGCACTTTACCTTATTTCTATGGGAACGTTGGCAATATAGTGGTGAGCCCTCTGCTGGTCAGCTGCTATAAGAGCAGCcagctgacagaaaaaaacctgGAGACGTTGGGTCTCCACAGCAGCCAGATGCTCAGTGTGGAGATGATGATTCTGCTCACTTTGCAGTATCTTGCACGTTTAG CTTCAAACCAGATTCCTCTGAGGGAGGAGCTGGAGCAGATCGTCTTAAAGGCCATGCTGTGCTGTCCTGGGAATCCGGCCATCTCCCCATCCCAGCTTCCATGGCTGGCTCGACTGGAAGCGAGCGTCTCCGGGGGCAGCGTGCAGGTCGTGGTAACCCACAATTCTTTGGGGGAGGGAATTTCTGAGTCCCTGCGCTCTCTCAGTGAGGGTCCTCAGCATCAGCAGCGTCTGCCAACCTACGTTGTCATTATATGTGCGTCGAAAATGAATGGCAACGAGTTCTGTGTGCTTGTTTTAG GAAAGTACCAAGCACGCGCTTTAGCTGAAGGAATGCTCACAACCAACGAGTTTCTGAAGGAAATCAGCTACGAACTCATCACAGGGAAAGTCGGTGTCCTGGCATCTCATTTCAAAACAACCTCGCTTG gggACAATCTTGACAAGCAGCTCGTCCGATATCAGCGCAGACGGAAAGGACAGGTCATCCAGCCCTACCAGGGCGATGTCACTGAGAACATCCACTCACAGGAGCCTGCCAGCATGTCACCCCCACCAGACACAG TGGAGCTCCTAAATAGAGTCTTTCAGATCTATCCGGCCCAGCTGACTGTGGCTCGAAGTCTTCTCTCTCAAGTCTGCTCCATTGCTGATTCAGGGACCCAGAATCTGGATTTAGGTCGCTTTTGTAAAGTGGactttctggttctggttcctccatCTCACATTCTAGTGCACCAGACGGCCCAGCGCATCCGACAATCAG GAGTCCTTGTGGATTTGGGAAATGAAGATACGTCCACAGCCCACCAGAAATCAGAAAAGTATGTGGTGCGTCTAGACGCTGATGTTCACACCAAGATGGAGGCCTTCATGaagaaagtgaaacaaaacCCCTACACCTTGTTTGTCCTCATCCATGACAACTCACACGTTGACCTCACAAG TGCCCTATCAGGCTCTGTGTGCCACGGAGAGCTGCAGGGTCTGGCTGACCGGGTGGTGAACTGCCAGGAAGTCCTGGACGCCATGAACCTCTTGGTTCTGCAGGTCAGCTGCTTCCCTTACACCCTGCAGACCCACCAGTCCCGGATCAGCCTCCACAATGAAATTCACTGGCCATCCAGTGACCATTTG CAGAGGGAGCAACCTCCTCATGAGTTGGTCTACTTTGGCCTGAGAGACTACAGCTGCTCCCTGCAGTGGGGCGTGGCCAGCCCCATCCTGCGCTGTGACGACGCGTTTGAGAAGATGGTTCATACTCTCTTAGAGAG ACATCCCCACCTGCACAGCATGGTGATTCGCAGCTACCTGCTGATTCAGCAATACACAGAGGCCATGATGGCCCTGACCTCTTCCCCGTCCCTGAGGGATCACATAACCCCGGAGACCCTGGCCATGGTGGAGGACCTGATAAACGCTCCGAGTCGAGAGGGCTCCCAGGGCCGTGGCCACATGCTGCTGGTACGTGTCCCCTCGCTGCAGCTGGCGATGTTGGCCCGAGAGAGACTGGAAGATGTGAGGGACAAGCTGGGATTGCAGCTGTGCTTCGCAGTACTGCTGGGAAGTCCAGCGTCTGAACTCAACCTGTCCAGAAACTTCATCAACTTCCTCAGG ACGTGGAGAGGCTTTCAGAATGAAGAATGGGTACCACACACATATGAGGATCTGGAGGGGCTGCCCTGCATCATCATTCTCACAGGGAAAGACCCACTTGGAGAAACCTTCCCCCG GTCTCTGAAATATACGGACTTGCGTCTGATAGACTCCAGCTACCTTACCCGTACCGCCCTGGAGCAGGAGGTGGGTCTTGCCTGCACCTATGTTTCTCTGGATGTGGTCCAGGAGTCCAAGACTTCTACGGCTCCTCGGGAATCAGATGGAGAGAAAACCACAGGCAGCCTGAATGACGGGGATGAGCTGGAGAGACCTCAGAGCAACGGCAGCGCTGCAACCAGAACATCTG GCTCACTGGCAGAGAATGGAGTCAGTTCATCTGACTTGGCCGATTCGTTCCAGAAGCCCTCCACTTCCACCTCCCAACCCGAAGGCCTCGTCACCTCAGATGTGGCCACACTAACCGAAGGATTCAAGCAAGAGTGTGACTCTCTGGGAAGCCAGCTCTCCTCCAACCCTCTGAAAGCCCCCAACGCCCCTCCATCCAATTACTCTagctcctcctcgtcctccccctccacctcttcctcttCCACACAGAGGCCCAGCCAGTCCACGCAGTGCGGACGAGCATCCAAGTGCTCCAGGGTGTCGCCGCGAACAGTCATCCTGTCACGGGCGGCGTACAACCTGCTGTCAGGGGAGTCGGGGAGTCAGCTGAGCTCCTTCTCACTTCTGCCTCACGCAGATGTGTCCTGGAGCAGTCCGCTGAGGCCGCTCATCACACACAACCTGCAGAGGGCAGACCAGAGCCTGTACTACCGCCAGTGGACTGTTGCCAGGCAGCATCACGCTGATTATGAAGCACCACCTGTGCCGCATCCACGACGCCTGCTCCTCAGCGGACCTCCACAA GTGGGAAAAACTGGTGCTTACCTGCAGTTTCTACGCATCCTGTTTCGTATGCTCATTAGACTGCTTGAGGTTGATGTTTATGATGACGAAGAAGATGAGGAGGCAG AAACTACAGATGCTACGACTCCAGCAAACACGCAGTGGCCCGACATTGAGGATATCCGAAAGCTGCCCTTTGACCCCAATCCCAGAGATCCTAAATTCAGGAAGGCCAGCCCGGTTTACTCTGATAAGATGCCAAAGTTATTTAAAG CAGAGTTTAAGAAAGAAGGAGAGAACCAAACACAAGGCAAGAGAGTGACCAAGTCAATACGTCTAAGCCGGTTTGCTGCCCATAATGCCTTTCACCACTGTGAGCAGTGTCATCAATACTGTGAGGCAGTTCCTACTACACAG CTGTCGGAGTGCTCCTTACACGCTTTTACCTTCTGCTCATCCATGCTGGGAGAGGAGGTCCAGCTCCAGTTTTTCATTCCTAAAGCCAAGGAGCAGCACTTTGTTTTCAGTCATCAGGGGAGCCATCTGGAAAGTTTACGACTGCCTCTCGTCTCCACAAAG GACCCTGATCTTTTGAAGAGTCCAATCTTCACCCCGACAACAGGACGCCAAGAGCATGGGCTGCTCAACCTCTTCCACACCATGGAGGGCGTCACTCATCTGCACATCCTGGTGGTCAAACAGTTTGAGATGCCGCACTACAGGAAGTACTGGCCCAATCACATCCTGCTCGTCCTTCCAGCAATGTTCAACAGTGCCGGAGTTG GTGCTGCTCGCTTCATGATCAAAGAGCTGTCATACCACAACCTAGAGCTGGAGAGGAACCGCCTGGAGGAGCAAGGTGTCAAGAGACAAGATGTATGGCCTTTCATTGTCATGATGGACGACTCGTGTGTGCTGTGGAGCACCTTCCAGCCGACAGATGGAAG tgAAACCTCAGATGGAAGCTCAGGCATCACCAATGTGTCTTTGAAAACAGTGCTGCAGCACATGGAGAACACACCCAAAATCTCCCTGTATGCTATCTGCGGTGTCCGCAAGTGGAGCAGCAGCCTGGCCCACAAGACTCCCCAACACTCCTTCGGTCGGTGTCACCTCCATGACCTTGTCCTCCTTAATGTGGACCTGACACAGAATGTTCAATATGACCTCAATCG GTACGATTGTGAGGAGGTGGACTTTAATCTGAGGGTGAACAGCAGCGGGTTGCTGATATGCCGctttaacaacattttcctGATGAAAAAACACATTCCAGTTGGGGGAAAGAAAGATTTTGTTGTCAAACCGAAGCTTGTG GAAATCGAAAACAAGGCTCCGATCAGCCCGTCTCAGTATGTCTGTGCCCCAGACAGCGAACAGACCCTATTAGACGCCCCGGCTCAGTTCCTGCTGGAAAACttcctgcagagctgcagccacAGACTGTTTCCGAAAGCTGTTCAGAACAGAAACAACCCAGTACTGTCCATCGATAGTTACCTCAACCTCAGCCCAGAG ATTTCTGTGTGCTACATCAACTCACGCCCACACTCCACCAATCTCAACCATCAGGGTCTGGTGTTCAGTGGCCTGCTACTTTACCTTTGTGACTCCTTTGTTGTTTCTGGACTCCTCAAGAACTTCCGCTTCCTGAAAG GCGCCACCCTCTGTGTGATCTGCCAGGACAGAAGTTCCCTGCGTCAGACCATCGTCCGGCTGGAGCTGGAGGACGAGTGGCAGTTTCGTTTGCGGGACGAGTTTCAGACGGCCAACTGTAGCGAGGATCGGCCCCTCTACTTCCTGACCGGCCGCCATGTTTGA